In Longimicrobium sp., a single genomic region encodes these proteins:
- a CDS encoding ATP-binding cassette domain-containing protein: protein MISIEKLTVRYGSTPVLNGVDLVVDGGQVHGLAGRNGAGKTTLLDALYGFVRPSGGVIRFRGEPLRSREVVGYLPAQSFFYPKITGREYLGVFRAGHAGFDVAEWNRVFDLPLERLVETYSLGMRKKLALLGVLSLGRPVLILDEPFNGLDLETNQILTRLFRELADAGHTVLLTSHILASLTTGCDAVHLLSAGRIERTFRAGEFDGIEAHLLDGEVAGKLDLVRRLVDRGG from the coding sequence ATGATCTCGATTGAGAAGCTGACCGTGCGCTACGGATCAACGCCGGTGCTGAACGGCGTCGACCTCGTGGTGGATGGCGGGCAGGTCCACGGCCTCGCCGGCCGCAACGGCGCAGGCAAGACGACGCTGCTGGATGCGCTCTACGGCTTCGTGCGTCCGAGCGGAGGCGTCATCCGCTTCCGTGGCGAGCCGCTGCGCAGCCGCGAGGTGGTGGGATACCTCCCCGCGCAGAGCTTCTTCTACCCCAAGATCACGGGGCGGGAGTACCTGGGCGTCTTTCGCGCGGGCCACGCCGGCTTCGACGTCGCGGAGTGGAATCGCGTCTTCGACCTCCCGCTGGAGCGCTTGGTGGAGACGTACTCGCTCGGGATGCGGAAGAAGCTGGCGCTGCTGGGGGTGCTGAGCCTGGGACGGCCGGTGCTCATCCTGGACGAGCCGTTCAACGGGCTCGACTTGGAAACGAACCAGATCCTCACCCGTCTCTTCCGCGAGCTGGCGGACGCGGGGCACACGGTGCTCCTCACCTCGCACATCCTCGCCTCGCTCACCACCGGCTGCGACGCGGTGCACCTGCTGTCCGCGGGGCGAATCGAGCGCACCTTTCGCGCGGGGGAGTTCGATGGAATCGAGGCGCACCTGCTGGATGGGGAGGTTGCGGGGAAGCTGGATCTGGTGCGGAGGCTGGTGGATCGAGGGGGGTGA